CTTGGCGCCCTGCGAGATCTTGATCTGGATCTGGTCGGCCGAGACCAGGTAGGCCGCGGTGACGCCGAAGCGGCCGGAGGCCACCTGCTTGATGCGCGAACGCAGCGAGTCGCCAGCCTGCAGCTCGAGGTCGCGCTCGATGTGCGCCTTGCCGAGGATGCCGGCGACGGTGTCGCCCTGCTTGATCGCCACGCCGCGCAACTCGCCCTGGTAGCGCGCCTCGTCCTCGCCGCCCTCGCCGGTGTTGGACTTGCCGCCGATGCGGTTCATCGCGATGGCGAGGGTGGTGTGCGCCTCGGTCGAGATCGAGCCCAGCGACATCGCGCCGGTGACGAAGCGCTTGACGATCTCGCCGGCCGGTTCCACCTCGTCCAGCGCGATCGCGGCGGCCGGATCGGCGCGGAACTCGAACAACCCGCGCAGCGTCATCAGGCGCCGGGTCTGGTCGTTGACCAGCTGCGAATACTCCTGGTAGGTCTGCGCGTTGTTGGCGCGGGTGGCGTGCTGCAGCTTGGCCACCATATCCGGCGTCCACATGTGCTCCTCGCCGCGCACGCGCCAGGCATACTCGCCGCCCGCGTCCAGCGCGTCGGCCAGCACCGGGTCGTCGCCGTAGGCGGCGGCGTGCAGGCGCAGCGCTTCCTCGGCCACCTCGAACAGGCCGATACCCTCGATGTTGGAAGTGGTGCCGGTGAAGTACTTGTCGACCAGGTCGCGGTTCAGGCCCACCGCCTCGAAGATCTGCGCGCCGGTGTAGGACATGTAGGTGGAGATGCCCATCTTGGACATCACCTTCTGCAAACCTTTGTCGATCGCCTTGACGTAGTTGTGCAGCGCCTTGTCCACGCTGATCCCGCCGCTGCCCGCGGCGAAGTGCTGTGCCAGCACTTCCATCGCCAGGTAGGGGTGGATCGCCTCGGCGCCGTAGCCGGCGAGCAGGGCGAAGTGGTGCACCTCGCGCGCCGAGCCGGTCTCCACCACCAGGCCGGTGCTGGTGCGCAGGCCCTGGGTGACCAGGTGCTGGTGGATGGCCGAGGTGGCCAGCAGGGCCGGGATCGCCACGTGCTCGCGGTCGCTGCGCCGGTCGGACACGATCAGGATGTTGTGGCCCTGGCGGATCGCGTCGGTGGCCTGCGCGCACAGCGAGGCGAGGCGCGCCTCGATGCCGGCCTTGCCCCAGCTCGCCGGATAGGTGATGTCCAGCTCGAAGCTGCGGAACTTGCCCTTGGAGTAGCGCCCGATCCTGCGGATCTTGGCCATCTCGGCGAAGTCCAGCACCGGCTGGGCCACCTCCAGCCGCAGCGGCGGGTTGATGTTGTTGATGTCCAGCAGGTTGGGCTTGGGCCCGATGAAGGACACCAGCGACATCACCAGCTGTTCGCGGATCGGATCGATCGACGGGTTGGTGACCTGCGCGAACAGCTGGCGAAAATACTGGTACAGCGACTTGCTGCGTTCCGACAGCACGGCCAGCGGCGAATCGTTGCCCATCGCGCCGATCGCTTCCTCGCCGGCCTGCGCCATCGGCAGCAGCTGGAACTTCAGGTCTTCCTGGGTGTAACCGAAGGCCTGCTGGCGGTCGAGCAGGCTGTCGACGACGTGCGACTCGGCACGCGGTTCCGGCAACGCGTCCAGCTTGATCCGGATGTGTTCGATCCACTGCTTGTACGGCCGGGCGTTGGCCAGCTGGTCCTTCAGTTCCTTGTCGTCGATGATGCGGCCCGCCTCCATGTCGATCAGCAGCATCCGGCCCGGCTGCAGCCGCCACTTCTTCACGATGCGCGATTCGGCGATCGGCAGCACGCCGGCCTCGGAGGCCAGGATCACCAGGTCGTCGTCGGTGATCAGGTAGCGCGCCGGGCGCAGGCCGTTGCGGTCGAGCGTGGCGCCGACCTGGCGGCCGTCGGTGAAGGCGATCGCGGCGGGGCCGTCCCACGGCTCCATCATCGCGGCGTGGTACTCGTAGAACGCGCGGCGGTTGTCGTCCATCAGCGTGTGACGTTCCCACGCCTCGGGAATCATCATCATCATCGCGTGCGACAGCGGGTAGCCCGCCATGGTCAGCAGCTCGAGGCAGTTGTCGAACGAGGCGGTGTCGGACTGGCCGGGATAGATCAGCGGCCACAGTTTGGCCAAGTCGTCGCCGAGCACCGGCGAGGAGATCGCGCCGGTGCGCGCGTTGATCCAGTTGACGTTGCCCTTGACCGTGTTGATCTCGCCGTTGTGCGCGATCATGCGGTACGGGTGGGCCAGCTCCCAGGCCGGGAAGGTGTTGGTGGAGAAGCGCTGGTGCACCAGCGCCAGCGCCGACACGGTGCGCGGGTCGGCCAGGTCGAGATAGTACCGGCCGACCTGGCCGGCCAGCAGCAGGCCCTTGTAGACCACCGTGCGGCTGGACATCGAGGGGACGAAGTACTCCTTGCCGTGCTTCAGGCCCAGCGCGCGGATCGCGTGGCTGGAGGTCTTGCGGATGACGTACAGCTTGCGCTCCAGCGTGTCGGGCACCATCACGTCCGGCCCGCGCCCGATGAAGATCTGCCGCACCACCGGTTCGGTGGCCTTGACCGCCGGCGACATCGGCATGTCGGCATCGACGCGCACGTCGCGCCAGCCCAGCACCACCTGGCCCTCGGCCAGCACCTTGCGCTCCAGCTCCTGTTCGCAGGCCAGCCGCGAGGCATGCTCCTTGGGCAGGAAGATCATGCCCACGCCGTACTCGCCCGGCGGCGGCAGCTGCACGCCCTGCTGCGCCATGTCCTCGCGGTAGAGCTGGTCGGGGATCTGGATCAGGATGCCGGCGCCGTCGCCCATCAGCGGATCGGCACCGACCGCGCCGCGATGATCCAGGTTGCGCAGGATCAGCAGGCCCTGCTGGACGATGTCATGGCTTTTCCGGCCCTTGATATGGGCGACGAAACCCATGCCGCAGGCGTCGTGTTCGTTGGACGGGTTGTACAAACCCTGCGCGTGCGGCTGAGCCATGTTCTTTACTCCCGGTATGGGGAGGATCGACTATAGTGCGCCGCAACAAAAGAAAGCAAGAAAATCAAATGGCCGTATATAAGGCTGATTGCGCGAAGCAGGCGGGCGCGGTTCGCCGGCACGACGGAAGCGGCGGCCAGACCGCGTCAGGATGGCGTTGGACGTGGCCTGGCGGTGACCGGACGGCGGATGCGCCGGGTTGGCCGGCTGCCTGAATGGGATCAGTCGGAGTCGTCCGGCATAGCCGGCAGGCCTTCCTGGTCGACCGCCAGCTGGCTGGCGAGCAGCGCGACCTGGGTGCGGTTGTTGACCCCGAGCTTGCGCATGATCGCGGTCATGTGTGCCTTCACCGTGGCCTCGGAGACGCCCAGCTCCCAGGCGATCTGCTTGTTCAGCAGGCCCTCGGCGATCATCGTCATCACGCGGAACTGCTGCGGCGTCAGCGCGGCGACCTGCGCGGCGGCGGCGGCTTCGTCGGGCCTCAGTTCGCCGGGGCCGCCGAGCAGGGCCGGTGGCAGCCACACATCGCCGTCGAGCACGGCGCGGATCGCCGCCACGATGTCGGTACCGGCGGTGGACTTGGGGATGTACGCCGAGGCGCCGTGCGCCAGCGCGCGGCGCGCCACCTGTGCCTCCTCGTGACCGGACACCACGATGGTCGGCAGCCCGGGATACTGGCCACGGATGTGTGCCAGCGCCGAATAGCCGCGCGCGCCGGGCATGTGCAGGTCCAGCAGCAGCAGTTCGGCGTCGGGGAACTGCTCGATCAGGCCGAGCAACGCGTGCACGCTGTCAGCGTTGTGCACGCGCGCCTGCGGCACCGCCGTCAGCACGGCGCGCTGCAGCGCGTCGCGGAACAGCGGATGGTCGTCGGCGATCAGGATGTCGGTCATGGCCGGGATCCGGGATTGGGGATTCGAGATTCGGAAGAGCGGCTTTTGCGTATCCCGAATCCCGTCTCCCGGATCCCGTCGCTTATTTGATCAGCCGCTCGTCCACCAGGTTCTTCACTACGCCAGGATCGGCCAAGGTGGTGATGTCGCCGAGCTGGTCGGGCAGATTCTCGCCGATCTTGCGCAGGATGCGGCGCATGATCTTGCCCGAGCGGGTCTTCGGCAGGCCGGGCGCCCACTGCAGGTAGTCCGGCGTGGCGATAGGGCCGATCTCCTTGCGCACCCAGGCGATCAGTTCCTTGCGCAGCTCGTCGCTGCCGGTCTCGCCCGCGACCAGGGTGACATACGCATAGATGCCCTGGCCCTTGATCTCGTGCGGGCAGCCGACCACCGCGGCCTCGGCCACCTTCGGGTGCGCCACCAGCGCGCTTTCCACCTCGGCGGTGCCGAGGCGGTGGCCGGACACGTTGATCACGTCATCGACGCGGCCGGTGATCCAGTAGTAACCGTCCTCGTCGCGGCGTGCGCCGTCGCCGGAGAAGTAGTTGCCGGGGTAGGCACTGAAGTAGGTCTCGATGAAGCGCTGGTGGTCGCCGTAGATGGTGCGCACCTGGCCGGGCCAGGAGTCGGTGATCAGCAGGTTGCCCTCGGCCACGCCTTCCTGCACGGTGCCTTCGGCATCGACGATCGCCGGCTTCACGCCGAAGAACGGCAGCGTGGCCGAGCCGGGCTTGGTGGCGATGGCGCCGGGCAGCGGCGAGATCATGATGCCGCCGGTCTCGGTCTGCCACCAGGTGTCGACGATCGGGCAGCGTTCGTCGCCCACCACGCGGTAATACCACTCCCATGCTTCCGGGTTGATCGGCTCGCCGACCGAGCCGAGCAGGCGCAGCGACGCGCGCGAGCACTTCTTCACCGGTGCCTCTCCCTCGCGCATCAGCGCGCGGATCGCGGTGGGGGCGGTGTAGAAGATGGTGACCTGGTGCTTGTCGATCACCTGCCAGAAGCGGCTGTGGTCCGGGTAGTTCGGCACGCCCTCGAACATCACCGTGGTGGCGCCGTTGCACAGCGGGCCATACACCACGTAGCTGTGGCCGGTGACCCAGCCGACGTCGGCGGTGCACCAGTAGATGTCGTCCTCACGCAGGTCGAACACCTGCTCGTGGGTGTAGCTGATGAACACCAGGTAGCCGCCGGTCGAATGCTGCACGCCCTTGGGCTTGCCGGTGGAACCGGAGGTATACAGCACGAACAGTGGGTGCTCGGCCTCGACCGGGGTCGGCGGGCAGTCGACCGACTGGCCTTCCATCAGGGTGTGCCAGTAGCGGTCGCGCGGCGATTGCATGTTGACCGCACCGCCGGTGTGGCGCACCACGATCACGGTCTCCACGCTGTGGGTGCCGGGCCGCTCCAGCGCCGCGTCCACGTTGACCTTGAGCGGGATGTGCTTGCCGGCGCGCAGACCCTCGTCGGCGGTGATCACCACCTTGGCCTGCGAGTCGACGATGCGCCCGGCCAGCGAGTCGGGCGAGAAGCCGCCGAACACCACCGAGTGGATCGCGCCCAGGCGGGCGCAGGCCAGCATCGCCACCGCTGCCTCGGGGATCATCGGCAGGTAGATCGCCACGCGGTCGCCCTTGACCACGCCCAGGTGCTTCAGCGTGTTGGCGAACTTGCACACCTCGGCGTGCAGCTCGCGGTAGGTGATCTTGCGCGAATTGTTCGGGTCGTCGCCCTCGAAGATGATCGCCACCTTGTCGCCGCGCTTGGCCAGCTGGCGGTCGAGGCAGTTGGCGGACACGTTGAGCTCGCCGTCCTCGTACCAGCGGATGTGCAGGTCCTTCGGGTCGAATGAGACGTTCTTGATCTTCGTCGGCGGCTTGATCCAGTCCAGACGCTGGCCGATGCGGCCCCAAAAGCCCTCCGGATCGCTGACTGACTCGGCGTACAGGCGCACGTAATCGTCGTGGCGCAGGCGCGCGGCGGCGGCAAACGACGGGTTGACCGGATAGAGCTTGGACATGGCTGGGCTCCTGCTGGCTCGCATGGAAGATGGCAACGGGGATACCGCGGCAGACGCAAGCAAGCGCCCGGCGGCGTGCATGCTTCGAGTGTAGCCCGATCGCCGTGGAGGTGGCGTCGCGCCGCCGTCTCGACTTTGGTCGAAGTTCGACCAATGGCGAATAGTCGCTCGCGCCGCAGCATGGCCATGCTCGAAGTGCCGGGATTCGGGATGGAGGATTCGGGATACGCCAAAAGCGCCCGCAGTCCGGATTCCACTGAAACCCGCTTCCGACAAGCCTTCAAAAACAGCCGATGGAGTTGCCGACGAGCAGCCCATCCCATCGAACCTCTGGGGAGACGCACGCATGAGCCAACGACCTACCCATCGTTATTCCGCGCTTGCCTTGAGCATGGCTTGCGCGCTGATGCTTCCGCTGGCCGGCCACGCGCAGAACAACGCGCGCGAGCAGCAACTCGAACAGCGCGTGGCGCAGCTCGAGCAGCAGTTGAACGAGTTGAAGGCAATGATCCAGGCGCAGAAGGCTGCGCCCGCCCAGCCCGCGTCGCAGACGGTGCCTGCGCAGAACGTGGCGGCGGCCCCGGCGACACCGGTGTTCAGCAGCGCGCCGGGCGTGTCGGTGGCGCTGCACGGCTTCGTCAGCGCCAGCGCATTCAGCCAGAACAGGAGCTTCACCTACGGCAACGGCCAGAACGCGCTGTTCCCGATTCCCGGCTCGAAGGGCTCGCTGTCCGGCGTCGACGTGCGCAACACGCGCTTCTGGCTCGACTTCAAGGGCGCCAAGTTCGCCGGCAACTGGAGCGGCGGCGGGCGCATCGAGATGGACTTGTTCGGCGGCTTCAACGGCACCGGCGCGTACAGCCAGCAGCAGCCGAACCCGCGCCTGCGCCAGGCCTACATGGACCTGACCAACCCGGAGACCGGCACCACGGTGCGCATCGGCCAGCAGTGGGACCTGATGTTCCCGGTCGACGGCTCGCCCACCTCGCTGGCGCACATCGCATTCCCGCTCGGCTTCGGCTCCGGTTATGGCGGCTGGCGCTTCCCTGGCGTGGTGGTGATGCAGGACCTCAATCACGGCAGCACCGGCGCACAGTGGCGGCTGGATGTGGGCGCGTTCGAAGGCACCTGGAACGGACCCGGCAACAACGTCAACTACCTCACCGCAGGCAGCGCTGGTTTCCGCCCGCAGGTGGAGGCACGCTTGCACGTGCAGGACAAGACCTGGCTGGCATACTTCGCCGCGCACTACAGCAAGGTCGATCTGCGCGGCGTGGGCGGCACCGCGCCGACGCCGATCAAGTCCGACGTCAAGAGCGTCGGCTACGAGATCGGCGGCCAGTGGAAGCCCGGCCCGTGGACATTCAAGGGGCTGGCCTACGCCGGCAATGGCCTCGGCGAGATCTTCGGCGCGATGTCGCAGTTCGGCGACATCAGCGAACGCGGCGGCTTCGTGCAGGCGGGTTACAGCTTCACGCCGAACTGGAGCCTGTACGCGTTCTACGCCTACAACAAACCCGACACCAAGGACGTGATCGCCTGGATGGGCCACGGCTCGACCGGCTTGCTGCGCAACCGGCAGGCGGCGCTGAGCCTGCAGTACACCGCCGGGTCGTATGACCTCAGCGCCGAATGGATGCACAACAAGCTCGACTCCACCAGCAACGGCGTGGATCGCAAGACCACCACCGGCAACCAGTTCAGCCTCAACGCGCTTTATCGCTTCTGAAAGTCGCGGCGGCGTGCCACGTGCACGCCGCCGCTGATCACCTCCCGTCGCATCGGGAGCATGACGGGGTGCGGTCCGGTAGGAGGGACGAATCGCATCTCCCCATTTCTCCCCAGGCTTCCTGGGAGAGGCATCTCACTATCTCGGGAGGGGAAACACCATGGCCACAACAGCCATCGACGCCATTGGCGGCAATGCCAGCGGCAAGCTCGACGTCAGCCACAAGCGGGTGATCCTGGCGTCCAGCCTGGGCACCGTGTTCGAGTGGTACGACTTCTACCTGTACGGCTCGCTCGCCGTGATCATCGGCCACCAGTTCTTCTCGGGGTTGAATGAAGCGAGCCAGCTGGTGTTCGCCCTGCTCGCGTTCGCCGCCGGCTTCGCGGTGCGTCCGTTCGGTGCGCTGGTGTTCGGCCGGGTCGGTGACCTGGTTGGGCGCAAGTACACCTTCCTGATCACCATTGTGATCATGGGCCTGTCCACCTTCTTCGTCGGCCTGCTGCCCAGTTACGGCTCGATCGGCGTGGCGGCGCCGGTGATCCTGATCGCGCTGCGCATGCTGCAGGGCCTGGCGCTGGGCGGCGAGTACGGCGGTGCCGCCACCTACGTGGCCGAGCATGCCCCGCCGGGCAAGCGCGGCCTGTACACCAGCTTCATCCAGATCACCGCCACCTTCGGCCTGTTCCTGTCGCTGCTGGTGATCCTGGGCTGCAAGTGGCTGCTCGGCGACAAGTTCAACGACTGGGGCTGGCGCATCCCGTTCCTGCTGTCCTCGCTGCTGCTGGCGGTCTCGGTGTACATCCGCATGCAGCTGGCGGAGTCGCCGGTGTTCGAGCAGATGAAGGAAGAGGGCAAGACCTCGAAGGCGCCGCTGACCGAGTCGTTCGCGCGCTGGGGCAACCTCAAGCTGGTGATCCTGGCCCTGCTCGGCGCCACCGCCGGCCAGGCCGTGGTGTGGTACTGCGGCCAGTTCTACGCGATGTACTTCCTCGGCAGCACGCTGAAGATCGACGCCACCACCACCCAGTTGCTGATCGCCGCGGCACTGCTGATTGGCACGCCGTTCTTTGTGTTCTTCGGCTGGCTGTCGGACAAGATCGGCCGTAAGCCGGTGGTGCTGGCCGGCTGCCTGCTCGCCGCGCTGACCTACTTCCCGATCTTCAAGGGGCTCACCCACTACGGCAATCCGGCGATCGAGGCGGCCAGCGTGGCAGCGCCGGTCAAGGTGCAGGCCGATCCCGCCGGCTGCAGCGTGCAGATCGACCTGATCGGCAAGAAGGTGTTCACCAGCTCCTGCGACGTGGCCAAGAGCTATCTGGCCAAGCGCGGCGTACCGTACGAGAACGTGGCCGCGGCGCCGGGCACGGTGGCGGTGGTCTCGGTTGGCGGTCAGAACTTCACCGCCTTCGAGGGCGGCGCGCTGGCCAAGGCGGACTTCACCGCACAGAGCAAGGCGTTCGGCGACAGCGTGGGCAAGGCGCTGGCTGCCGCCGGTTATCCGGCCAAGGCCGACCCGGCGCAGACCAACACGCCCATGCTGGTGGTGCTGCTGACCTTGCTGGTGATCTACGTGACCATGGTCTACGGGCCGATCGCCGCGTGGCTGGTGGAGATGTTCCCCACCCGCATCCGCTACACCTCGATGAGCCTGCCGTACCACATCGGCAACGGCTGGTTCGGCGGCTTCCTGCCCTCGGTGTCGTTCGGCATCGTGGCGGCCACCGGTAATTTCTACGCCGGCCTGTGGTACCCGGTGGCGATTGCGGCGATGACCTTCGTGATCGGCACGCTGTTCGTGCGCGAGACCAAGGACGTCGACCTCAGCGACTGAGGGCGGTCGCTGGGACGCGAGGAACGCAGCGGCGCCAGCCGCTGCGTTTTTCTTTGGCCGCGACGACCGGCGGCGCCGCTATGCTGGTGTCCGCGCGGCACGCCAGAAAGACCCGAGGAGATCGCGCATGAGCGAGGCACCGAGCTACGTCCATGGCGCCAGCGCGCAGCCGCTGCTGGGCGACACCGTGGGTTCACTGATCGACCGCATCGCCGCTGCGCATCCCGGGCGGCCGGCACTGGTGGTGCGCGCGCAGGGTGTGCGCCTGAGCTATCGCGAGTTCCATGCCGAAGTGGAACGCGTCGCCGCCGGCCTGCTCGCACTGGGCCTGGTGCGCGGCGACCGCGTCGGCATCTGGTCGCCGAACCGGGCCGAATGGGTGCTGCTGCAGTTTGCCGCGCCGAAGGCCGGGCTGGTGCTGGTCAACATCAATCCGGCCTATCGCCTGCACGAGCTGGAGTACTCGCTGAACAAGGTGGGTTGCTGCGCGCTGGTGCTGCCGCGCCACTTCAAGACCTCGCACTACCTGGACATCCTCGCCGAGCTGGCGCCGGAACTGGCAGTCAGCGCGCCCGGCCAATTGCGCTCGGCGCGACTGCCGACGCTGCGCGAGGTGATCGTGCTCGACGACGAACCGGCGCCCGGCACGCGCCGCTGGCGGGAGCTGGCGGAACGCGGCGACGCCGCGGCACTGGCGCATCTGCACGCGGCGGAGCACGAGCTGGGTTTCGACGACCCGGTCAACATCCAGTTCACCTCCGGCACCACCGGCGCGCCGAAGGGCGCCACGCTGACCCACCACAACATCGTCAACAACGGCTGGTTCATCGGCGAGGCGATGCGCCTCACCGAGCACGACCGATTGTGCATCCCGGTGCCGTTCTACCACTGCTTCGGCATGGTGCTGGGCAACCTCGCCTGCGTCACCCACGGCGCTTGCATGGTGATCCCGGGCGAGGGTTTCGACGCGCTGGCCACGCTGGAAACCGTGGCCGCGGAGAAGTGCACCGGCTTGCATGGCGTGCCGACAATGTTCATTGCCGAACTGGAGCACCCGCGCTTCGCCGAGTTCGACCTGTCGACCCTGCGTACCGGCATCATGGCCGGCTCGCCGTGCCCGATCGAGGTGATGCGGCGGGTGGTCGACGAAATGCACCTGGGCGAGATCACCATTGCCTACGGCATGACCGAGACCAGCCCGGTCAGCTTCCAGACCGTGCCGGACGACCCGCTGGAGCGCCGGGTGGACAGCGTGGGGCGAGTCCATCCGCAGCTGGAGGTGAAACTGGTCGACGAGCGCGGGCGCATCGTGCCGCGCGGCACCCTGGGCGAGCTGTGCACGCGCGGTTATTCGGTGATGCTGGGTTACTGGGAAGACACCGAACGCACTCGCGAGGTGATCGACGAGGCGCGCTGGATGCACACCGGCGACCTCGCCACGTTGGACGACGATGGCTATTGCCGCATCGTGGGCCGGCTCAAGGACATGATCATCCGCGGCGGCGAGAACATCTCCCCGCGCGAGATCGAGGAGTTCCTCTACACCTATCCGAAGGTGCTCGACGTGCAGGTGTTCGGCGTGCCCGATGCGAAGTTCGGCGAGCAGGTCTGCGCGTGGATCCGCCTGCGCGAAGGCAGCGAGGCCAGCGTGGCCGAGATCCAGGATTACTGCTGCCACCACCTCGCCTACTACAAGGTGCCGCATTACGTGCGCTTCGTCGACGCGTTCCCGATGACGGTGACCGGCAAGGTGCAGAAGTATCTGATGCGCGAGGCGATGGTCGCGGAATTGGGCCTGTAGGAGCGCACCCTGTGCGCGATGTTCTTCGTCACGTGACCGAAAAGCATCGCGCACAGGGTGCGCTTGTATGTTTGGTCCCGGCAAGCGAGAAAGAGCTTGCCGGGGTGGAGGGACCAGGTTCGCATCTGGCCAAAGGCACAGACGGTAGGAGACTTCGTCTCGCCCCTCACCACCAGCGCCAATAAGGAATCTATCGGCCTTTGGGACCGACGATTTGTGGCAAGCCAGCGCAGGTGAGTTCCCGGCAAGCGCCCTGAAAGCTACCCGGGAGAACCCCTCATGGCAATGCATGTTGAAGCTCGATTGATTGGCGCCGATGTGGCCAAGGCGGAGCTGGTGATTCGCCAGTCCTGGTCGTCGGATGTGGTGAAGTTGAGCAATGAACGCAAGGCGATCGACCGCTACCTCAAGACGCTGGCCGGCCCCGTGTGCCTGGCGGTGGAAGCGACCAACGTCTTTCACGTCCTGCTGGTCGAGCGGGCTCACGCGTTGGGGCATTCGATCTACGTGATTGATGGCCTGCGGCTGAAGCGCTACCGCGAAAGCATCGGCGGACGAGCCAAGACCGATGCGTCGGACGCCGCCTTGCTATTGCGCTACCTCACGCATGAAAAGAGCGATCTGCGGGCGTGGACCCCGCCGCCAGCGGGCTATGCCACGGTCCAGCGTCTACTGCGCCGTCGCGCCGTGCTGGTTCAGGCACAAACGACCTTGCGTCAGAGCCTGCAATGCCTGCCGGAGCTAAAGACCTCCACGCGCGCCATGCTGGCCAAGATGGCCCACCTGCAGCACCTCATCGACCAACGCGTGCAGAAGGCACTGCTGCATCAAGGCTGGAACGCCGACGCACGACGCTGTGAGGGGATCGAGGGGATCGGCCCCGTCACCGCCGCCGCCCTGACCCTGATCTTCCACCGCGGCGCCTTCAAGAGCGCCGATGCCTACATCGCCTTCATCGGCATGGACGTCCGTGTCCGCGAGTCAGGCACCTTCAGCGGACGACGCAAGCTGACCAAGAAAGGGGACCCGGAACTGCGCCGGTTGCTTTACATGGCCGCCATGACCGCTTGTCGATCGTCCACCTGGAAACCCTTCTACGAGCGTGCCATGGCACGTGGCTTGACCCGCATCCAGGCGCTGGTCGCGCTCGGACGCAAACTCGCACGTATCGCCTTCGCGCTGCTCAAAAACCAGTCCAACTACCGCGCCAAGGCGCATCAGATGGCTTGACCAACAACATAGAATCTCCTACCCGTCGCGCGCTTATCGAGCCAGGCGATCGTGCTTCAGCGGGTCTTTGCCCTCGCGCAGCCGCTTCAGGTCGTACTCGGACAGGCTGTCCCCGCGCGCGTTGCCGGCGATGCGCACCTGCACGAAGGCCAGCGTGGTGGCGAAGACGCCGGCCAGTCCGACCAACAGCCAGAAGCCCCAGGCGCCGGCGCCCTGGCGGGTGAAGCACAGCGCGAACGCGAATACGGTGGAGGCGAGCAACAGCCAGCGCATGAGATAGGCCTCGACAGGTCGAAGCGCCACCGGCGGCGGCGGATGGCCGCATCTTAGCGTCGCCGCGTTGCGCCGGGTGCGCGGCCCGTCACGCCCGCGCCAGGATGTCGCGACGGCTGAGACCCCGTGGCGCGACACTGCGCCGATGGACGAGCTGCCGCCATCGTCATCGCTTCCCACCGTCCGCGTGCACAAGGGTCGCGGCGCCGCCTCCAATCCGGAGGGCCGCTTCGAATCGATCCGCCACCACGCCGAGGACGACGGTTGGCAAAGCGCGCTGCTGGATGAAGCTGCCCCGCGCCCGCGCACGGAGGTCACCGAGGAACGCGCGAAGAGCGTGATCACCCGCAACGACTCGCCCGACATCGCCTTCGAGCAGGCGCTGAATCCGTATCGCGGCTGCGAGCACGGATGTGTTTATTGTTTCGCACGACCCAGCCACGGCTATCTCAATCTCTCGCCCGGGCTGGACTTCGAAACGAAGATCCGCGCCAAGGGCAACCTCGCCGAAGTGCTGCGCACCGAACTGGCGAAATCCGGCTACAGCCCGAAGCCGATCAACATCGGCAGCAACACCGACCCCTACCAGCCGATCGAGAAGAAGTGGCGGCTCACCCGCGCCGCATTGGAAGTGCTGGCCGAGTGCCGCCACCCCTGCACCCTCGTCACCAAGAACGCGCTGGTGGAACGCGACCTCGACATCCTGGCGGAGATGGCGCGCGCGAACCTCGTGCAGGTCTTCGTCTCGGTCAACTCGCTGGATAACCAGCTGGCCGCCAAGCTCGAACCGCGCGCCAGCGCGCCGCACCGCCGCCTCAAGACCGTCGCCGCGCTGGCCGACGCCGGCGTGCCGGTGGGCGTGCTGGTGGCGCCGATCATCCCGGCGCTCAACGACAGGGACATGGAAGCCGTGCTTGAACGCGCCCACGCCGCCGGCGCTCGCTGCGCCGGCTACACCGTGCTGCGCCTGCCGTGGGAGCTGAAAGCAT
This genomic stretch from Rhodanobacter thiooxydans harbors:
- a CDS encoding PA0069 family radical SAM protein: MDELPPSSSLPTVRVHKGRGAASNPEGRFESIRHHAEDDGWQSALLDEAAPRPRTEVTEERAKSVITRNDSPDIAFEQALNPYRGCEHGCVYCFARPSHGYLNLSPGLDFETKIRAKGNLAEVLRTELAKSGYSPKPINIGSNTDPYQPIEKKWRLTRAALEVLAECRHPCTLVTKNALVERDLDILAEMARANLVQVFVSVNSLDNQLAAKLEPRASAPHRRLKTVAALADAGVPVGVLVAPIIPALNDRDMEAVLERAHAAGARCAGYTVLRLPWELKALFREWLALHAPQRAEHVMSLVQQMNGGRDYDSDFRTRMRGQGVFADLLRKRFELACRKHGLGRARELQLDTSRFVPPRKPSPQGELF